One genomic segment of Komagataella phaffii GS115 chromosome 4, complete sequence includes these proteins:
- a CDS encoding Cytosolic serine hydroxymethyltransferase: MSHYALSPEHKQMVEGHLAETDPEVNQIIKDEVDRQKHSIVLIASENFTSTSVFDALGTPMCNKYSEGYPGARYYGGNEHIDRMEILCQQRALKAFHLDGSRWGVNVQTLSGSPANLQVYQAIMKPHDRLMGLDLPHGGHLSHGYQTDTRKISAVSTYFETMPYRVDLETGIIDYDMLEKTAVLYRPKVLVAGTSAYCRLIDYKRMREIADKVGAYLVVDMAHISGLIAAGVIPSPFEYADIVTTTTHKSLRGPRGAMIFFRKGVRSVNPKTGKEIYYDLENPINFSVFPGHQGGPHNHTIAALATALKQAATPEFKQYQEQVLKNAKALENEFKRLGYKLVSDGTDSHMVLVSLKDKDIDGARIETVCENINIALNKNSIPGDRSALVPGGVRIGAPAMTTRGASEEDFVKIANYIDKSVQYAKKVQSELPIEANKLKDFKAKIAEGSDEITQLKNEISAWAGEFPLSV, translated from the coding sequence ATGTCACACTACGCTTTGAGCCCTGAGCACAAGCAAATGGTTGAGGGCCATTTGGCTGAAACCGATCCCGAAGTTAAccaaatcatcaaagatGAGGTCGACAGACAGAAGCACTCCATTGTTTTAATCGCTTCTGAGAACTTCACTTCCACTTCGGTGTTCGATGCTCTCGGAACCCCTATGTGTAACAAGTACTCTGAAGGTTACCCAGGGGCAAGATACTACGGTGGTAATGAGCACATTGACCGTATGGAAATTCTGTGTCAACAGAGAGCTCTTAAGGCTTTCCACTTGGATGGAAGTCGCTGGGGAGTTAACGTTCAAACTTTGTCTGGTTCTCCAGCCAACTTGCAGGTATACCAAGCTATCATGAAGCCTCATGACAGACTTATGGGTTTGGACTTGCCCCACGGAGGTCACTTGTCTCATGGTTATCAGACTGATACCAGAAAAATCTCTGCAGTCTCGACttactttgaaacaatGCCTTACAGAGTCGATCTGGAAACTGGCATTATCGACTACGACATGCTTGAGAAGACTGCAGTTCTATACCGTCCAAAGGTCCTGGTTGCCGGTACCTCTGCATACTGTAGATTGATCGATTACAAGAGAATGAGGGAGATTGCTGACAAAGTTGGTGCATACTTAGTCGTTGATATGGCTCACATTTCTGGTTTGATTGCCGCAGGTGTCATTCCATCTCCTTTCGAATACGCCGACATTGTAACCACAACCACCCACAAGTCTTTGAGAGGCCCACGTGGTGCAATGATTTTCTTCCGTAAGGGTGTCCGTTCTGTCAACCCAAAGACTGGTAAGGAAATCTACTACGACCTTGAAAACCCCATCAATTTCTCCGTTTTCCCTGGCCACCAAGGTGGTCCACACAACCACACAATCGCCGCTTTAGCTACCGCTTTGAAGCAAGCTGCTACACCTGAGTTCAAGCAGTATCAGGAAcaggttttgaagaatgctAAGGCTCTGGAGAATGAGTTTAAGAGACTTGGATACAAGTTGGTTTCTGACGGAACTGACTCCCATATGGTCCTTGTTTCATTGAAGGATAAGGATATTGATGGTGCCAGAATTGAAACCGTTTGTGAGAACATCAATATCGCTTTGAATAAGAACTCCATTCCAGGTGACAGATCCGCTTTGGTCCCAGGTGGTGTTCGTATCGGTGCTCCTGCTATGACCACCAGAGGTGCTTCTGAGGAAGACTTCGTCAAGATCGCTAACTACATCGACAAATCTGTTCAATATGCTAAGAAAGTCCAAAGCGAGTTACCAATTGAAGCCAACAAGCTTAAAGATTTCAAGGCCAAGATCGCTGAAGGCTCTGACGAGATCACTCAACTCAAGAATGAGATTAGCGCCTGGGCAGGAGAATTCCCATTGTCTGTTTAG
- a CDS encoding 40S ribosomal protein S16 has translation MSQEAKSVQSVQTFGKKKSATAVAHVKQGSGLIKVNGSPITLVQPEILRHKVYEPLLLVGLDKFANIDIRIKVTGGGHVSQVYAIRQALAKGLIAYTQKFVDESTKNELKKIFQSYDRTLLIADSRRKEPKKFGGRGARARFQKSYR, from the exons ATGTCTCAAGAAGCTAAGTCCGTACAAAGTGTTCAG ACCTTTGGTAAGAAGAAGTCCGCTACTGCCGTTGCCCACGTTAAACAGGGTTCCGGTCTTATCAAGGTTAACGGTTCACCTATCACTCTGGTGCAACCTGAGATCTTGAGACACAAAGTTTACGAGCCACTATTATTAGTTGGTTTGGACAAATTTGCCAACATTGACATCAGAATTAAGGTTACCGGTGGTGGTCACGTTTCCCAAGTTTACGCCATCAGACAAGCTCTTGCTAAGGGCTTGATCGCTTACACTCAAAAGTTCGTTGACGAGTCTACCAAGAACgagttgaagaagattttcCAGTCATACGACAGAACCCTGTTGATTGCTGAttccagaagaaaggaGCCAAAGAAGTTCGGTGGTCGTGGTGCCCGTGCCAGATTCCAGAAATCTTACCGTTAA